Part of the Augochlora pura isolate Apur16 chromosome 10, APUR_v2.2.1, whole genome shotgun sequence genome, ATCCCGTGTTTCTTCGGGTTATCTCGAACCGACGCACGTCGGAACAACCAAACCCTAACAACAAGCCGAACTGGAAACTGTTATGGTATGATTTTGCTCGCAGTCATAATAGCTGTCCACGCCGCTCCCGTTTCTCAAGCCTTACAGCATAAGAGCACAGCGGACAGCTATTCCGACCACCTACGAATCCTCGATATTCCTAACCGTCTGTAGTCTCATCTAGCACATGTTGAGGGTTCTACGTCGACTAACTACGGCCACTTTCGAAAAGGCCGCGGTCCGGGAAAACGGAGCATCGCTCGCAATTTCGTCACTCTCCGCGTTTCGCTTCGTCCCGGCCCGTCGGGTCGCCCTCGACTACCAAGTCGAACACCCTCTATGTCTGCGTGCAGCGTCCGAGTCCTAGGCTTGATTCACGTTTCCATGAAGGTGTCGCCGCGAAACCGAATGGAACGATTATCGGCTCGACGGATGCCGGGGTCGGAAACACCTAGGGATACCGTGTACACGGGGAATCCTCGCGCGAATTAGCTGGGAACACGCGAAAGGCGAAAAGGTGGTTCGGCGTAGCCGGAGAGTCTGTATTCTCACTCACTTCCTCGCGGCGCATCGCTTCCACCTGCAGCCGCTTCTGATACTCTTCGCACTCGTCCTTGACCTTCTCCAACTCCTCCTTGGACTGTCTCATCTTCTTCTTGAGCACGTCGAGGAGGGCGCCCTGCATTTGGGTCGACATGCTGGCCGGATGGCGCGTGTAGCGTTCCTCCCTGACACTGGCTTCGAAACAAGGCGATCACGCGAGCCTCGTGCAACCCGCGGCTTTCTCGACTCGGCACGTAGTCTGCttcctcgacgacgacgatcggaCACTAAATTGGAATACCCTGGTCCACGCGACGCAACGACGAGCAAGGATAATATGTGTCGAGGTTAAGATAGGCGACCGGCACCCGTacgacagagagagagtttcGTAGTCTCCGAGCTGTCGTGCACTGGCGACCACTGGCTGCTGTTCGCTGGAAAGCAAGATGGCCGCCCCCGGCCGTCGCACGCATGCGCGCTGGAACGCCTCGCGGACGTCAAATAGTTCCTCAACCGTTTCTCCATGACTCGTTCGCCGAATTTTTTCGGGTTTCTCAAacgaatcgaatgaaaaagtGACAGCGTTTGCAGACTCTATCCGATTACCGATCGCAGGTGGTTTAAGTTCGTTGGAGGAATGATTTCTGGTTACTCCGGCGACCGCGTCACGAATCGCGACGCCGCACGCCGAGTATCATTACGCCGATCGACGTGTCGTCGCGCGCAAAGCCCCGGAAATACCGCGCCCGTCCCGAGCGCGCCCAACCATTCGAATGGACGCTCGACAACAATCCCTGCGTTGTTTCGAGGCATCATCCTGGTTTTCCATCCGCTTCGAGGGTCACCGCATCTCCGAACAAGGATATCGATGTTGATTCGATCGCTTTCCTTCAATTGTACGGGTAAATATGGAAGCAACGCTTTTCGGAAGGGTCCCTCGCAGCCCCATTACCATTTTCGCGTTACGTTCTACCGTATCGATTGGAACTGGTTTTACACCGCAGCGCTGAAAGCGATGcgaattcaaatgaaaaattattgctaaGTTATGGAACGTTCACCCGTTTCTcacgaaaatttaaatgttctaTGTGTAAACATCGTTTCAACGAGAACAAGAACGTTTCTTATCTGTGGTTTATTGTCTGCGGAGCAGCGTTATCGCGACCGTTAtctcatttcttatttttctaatcGTAAGTACATCAATTAgcattttattgtaaacaCCATGTGGCGAGACTGGTGAACAAATGCTGTTTCTTCTTGAGTAATCATAATTGTCCCGATCGATGTTCTTGTTTGTCGCGAATGCTAATTGCGGCGAGGAAAACTTGTGTAAATTCGGATAAGACATTTGAGAGACAACAAATTGATATTCGCAATATTCTCGGTGTAGCGATGATAACCTGTGCCATTTCGTGCAACACGAAACTCCATATGGCGATTGGATTTCACCTATACGTGTATACCGTTTACGTTTCAAATGCTGATTGTTCTTAACGGTGACCGcgttttctattatattgaatgaaaatgGGGACATATCCGACGTTTACTTTCACGAACATCGTTTGTTTTGATGTTCGATGTTCAATAACGATGATCAAAATGTTGGTCTGGAATCATTCGACCGGTTCTGGTTGCTGCCGATTGTAACGGTACAAGATACATGCATGCGCCATCTACGATTGCGCCATGTAAACGGAAATTAAAAGTGACACGACCGTTTCATTCTGTTGATAAGTGACGGTGTTGAATGAAATCGTGACGTCAGCGTTACGATATTCGAAAGTCGTCGGTgtttgaaatgataaaaacagattattcatttaaatcgtATAGTGAAGGGTGGAAGAATTTGTACAAAGTAAAGAGAATGTAAATGCTCGGAGTAAACAGAACTGTATTTGCTATGTCGATATAACTGTTTTCAAACGCGTTGCTGAAATAACGGACCCATGTGTTTGACTTAGTAACTCCATATAGAGACGCAAGttggatattttataattatcattcaCCAAGGACaaggtattaattttattattcattaagccaaacaaatttcatttctctctaAAGCACCTTCCATTTCTACAACACTCTGTTGTAATACGCCAACAGTGATCGAAATAAAGTCTTTCCATAGTGTCTCTCCCGGCTGTACAAAAACTTATATCCCTCACTATATTTCCAAATGATTTCAGTTGCCGAAGAGTTATCGCTAAGCgactatatttaaattttgaattgcCGAGAACCATGCGCACTCGATCTATGCACGCTTCTCGCCACGGTAGCGCCATCTGGCATCGCGCGATCCAACTTCAAATTCAAACACTGTCAAAAGTACGCGTCGAGTCGAATCGAGGACGAtcgtttgaatttaaattgaaatcgacATGAGAATCCCTGAGGCTGGCGGCAAGCGAACAATGCTGGCACAGATGGCAGCAGGTTTGCGCGAAATCGCGGAATGCGACGTACAAACGTCGCAGATAAGATCCGAGGGAACCGGATCGGCGTTCCAAAGGTCGTCGACGGACGTGCTATACGGAGCGCGTTCCAAATTCGTGACAAATACGGAACGGACGTTTTGCAACAACGTTTTATTATACCGTGACGCCGCCGGGTTTAAACGCTGCTAACGACACGTTGGTAACGAGGCGGATTTGTGGGAGCGCACGTTCCGGAGCGTTGCTTACGCAATGCGCTCTTCGAAGTGCCGAATAAAAGGCTGCTGGATCCGTGCACGGCCGCGACGTATTTTTAGAATGTTGACGGGCGCTCGGCTGTTTGGTTTACACAAGGATTTCGAACAGCTTCGAGCCAAAAGAAAGTCTTGCACCCGGAACGATCCACGAGATGATTCTGTATCTTTCCCAGCGTTCCCCTCCTGTTacgaaattgcattttaacGACTACGAGGAATCCTGTCCGCGGAGAAGCGTTCGGGCACGGCCTCGAGCTAGCAGCCATTTTCAACGCTAGACGCGCCGACTGAACGACATTTATTTCTCCGCGTAAATTCTGAAGATTACTGAGACGCCGTTTATCGTTTTTGCGAAAGCGATCCACGCCACTCGAAGATTACGGAATCACGATACTTCTGCGCCGCAGTGTACCGGCTCCGGGGAACTGATAATACCGCCAAGTTTGGTAGTGTTGCACCCGAGCGGCGCGTCGTGTTTAGCGAAAGGTGGGGCCGCGTTCcaaaaatgaaacagtgaAAACACCGGCCGAGTCACGTCGACTCGACGAGCCGGTTAACAATCAGGAGGGATATTCGATCCATAGATCGTCCGGACGGCTATACATATAAGAATACCGTTGATCGTACCGGGCGCGAGAATCACGCTTAACCCATTGTCCCCGTTCGCTAACCCTAACAATAAGTGTTCTTTGTCGGGCGATCGTGCGTCGTTAAGACCGACGTGAAGTCCATTGCCGCTCGCGGCGCTCCTAATGGtctcttaattattattgcaggaTATCGCGACAGCCGGTGTATTATTCATGCCGCGAGTCGCTGTGATTTCGATTTTCAGCTGGCAGCAGCAGCGGGGACTCTTGATCGAACTTTCTCTAATCAGTCTCGAGGTCGCTGATATTTCTGGCCGATCATGCAAGAACTCATTTAAAGCGAGCGATATGCAACGACAACAACGGTATTAATTACAGATCTTACGACTACATAAATGGTCTCGTAACGTCTCGGCGGCTAACCGCTGGATCATCTGACCTGGCCGTAATACTGTTCGCTCCCTATGCAGTTTAGAGCACCTGAATAAACTATGCTCaaaataacaacaaaaataaCGACTTGACCTACAAATGatgagagaaaaggagagagagagagagtgagtgagtgagaaaGCAGGACTTTAACCGATGACTCGGCTCGTTATCAACTGCCGAATGACCCCTAGCTAGTCGACGTCACCGGTCCGTCAAGGTCACGTCACGCGGTAACCTTCCCACGCGAGGCGTCTACATACCGGCCGCATCATGCGATACTGACCCGTTTCAGCTGGTTGCCCAAAGTGTTCTGCAGTTCGTTCTTAATCAGCCGGAACATAATCATCGTTTCGCTGGAGAATATGGACGAGCCGAACGCGAGTCCAGGATAATCGGCGCATCTCTTCCGTTTCCTGGCTTCCTTCTCGGCTTGCACCTCGGCTCTCTCGCTAGGACATCTCAGCTTGGCCAATTCGACCAGCTCGGgatcctcgtcgtcgtcggagtTCCCGTCGCCGCGAGCCCTCGCGACCGCGTGCTCAGGCTCCGGCGATGTCTCTTTGCTCTTGTGTTCGAGGAGCTCGTCATCTGACGTGTCCTCGCCGTGCGAGATCTTGCGAGACTTGTCCAGGTAGGCCTCGAAGCTGTCGAGGCTCTGGACCTCGTGCTTCTTGCGTCCATAGGGCCGTTCGTGACGTTCGATCTTGACATCCGGGCTACACTGCGCGAGCCTCTGTTGGATGTCTGTCGCCGAGTCCTTGCTGGCCGGTGTCGTCTCTTTGACAGCCGTCGGCACCGTCGCCTTGGTGTTTCGCAGCCACCTCGCGCCGACGGTAGCCGTTCGTGTCACCGGTTGCGGATCGACGGAGTCGTTGTGTTCGGTGACAGAGCTTTTTTCGTCGAGCCTGGCCGGTGTCGATGCGGATGACGTCTCGTCAACACCGGTCCCCGTGTTCTCAACGGTGCCAGCAGGGCCACACTGCGCGGGTCCTCTGCTGGAGGCGTCGAGACGTCGGCGCGTAGCGTGTCGCGGATGATGCTGATGACCGCGACGTCTCGTGGTCGACGCAAAAGCTGGCTCCATACCACGTTATCCAGCTGCCAACCCTTTTCCAACCCCTTTCCTTGCACCGTGCTGTCGTgttattctttttctctcaacGTGCCACACGCACCACTGTTACTACCACCGCACAAGGCACACCGCCATCTTGTCTGTCACTGTTCGTAACACGTTTCTCACCGCGCCACGCATACGTCCTTCTATCTCTCAATTcgcgtctccctctctcctccgCGCGACGTACTGTCGCCCCCTCCCTACAGTATTATCCTCCCACTCCTCCTCACAgggtctctctttctctctcgctctatcgCTCGGTGCggcacgcgcgcacacaccgTATGTCGTGCGCACGAACGCATGCACGAGAGCAGACACGTTGGTCTCCTCTCCCTGCACCGTCCTGCTCTGATTTCTATCCTGCTTTCTAtagttctttctctctttctactgTGCTATCCGCGGATCCAGGTTACCCCCTCCACCCGCGCCGCCGACGCTATCACCACCACCATTAAACCAGCCGAAAACCTTCAGCGAGCGCCGCCCAATCCACGAAACGGCGACTCCGCGTACTAACGCTCGACTGGTCCTACACTCCGTCGCGAACCCGCTCTATTTCGACCCGAGGCGGCTGCGCGCCATCGAGGCGCCATCTGCCAATCGAAGCGGGTTACTCCGCCGTCGGTAACTAATGACGGGTAAGTGACGGCTCGCGCGCTTTTCAAATGTTTGAATTTCAAACCCGATATGGTACTGTGCATCGCGGTCAAAAAGTTGTTTGAAGAATGCGTACCTGCGTGTACGTACACGGACATTCTCAGCAGTCTTCTAGTCCTGTTTTGAGAGGTCTTTCGTGCGAGACACAATCAAATGTTCAGGACTTTTGTGTAACttgtcttttaaattttaaagaaacacTCTAACAGAGCTTCACTTGTTTAATAggcgaaaattgtttttttagaGAATGGAAGAACTAGAGACACTAAAAATCATTGTAGACCAAATTCTCTGGTTCATATGACAGACTTGAAAAATGAGATGAATATTGCACATCATCTAATTgtctaaatttattaatatccaCAGGCAATCATTGATACATCATTAGCTGAACTTGTACTTCTTTTGTGCATCTTTGATTGCACATTTGAATGTTATAAGCTTGAAAGTCTTTGGGTACGTAATAACCTTATTCTTTGAATTTGTTCATTAGGAATAGACTGCAAGTGTTTATGCACCTCCGATTCGGGACAATGACCCgcaaaaagatatatatattttttcgaaatttattgaaattttcaggGTACTGTATAAGTGCATAAACTTTTGCAATCTATGTACGAATGATCGTCGAGTGACGACATTTATTGATCGTTTAATGTACTTACATTCTGCAAAGCCTTGTCCTTCTCTTCCAATTTAGCATTGACCTGCATAAGGGCTTCTTGGGTCTGATCAAGTTCATTTTCAATGGTCTGGATCTTCTTTTGGAGAGCACGCGCCTCTTCTTCAGCCTTTGCAACATCAAATACTCAGATCAGTCCCAACTCAAACTTAGTTACTGTTCAAAGAAACCGGTGCGATTTgtgacataataaattataactcgGTGAGTAATGTAGGCAGCGACAAAATCAGAGAATGCGAAAGTTCCAgatctataattaaaattcttgaacGGCCGCCAAGCctatattgcatttttatcgcgaaGCGATTATTTCATCGCTATTTCCGTCCCGTACAAATGTAAACAGACAATTTCGGAGCAACCGCGTATATcgaattactattttttatttataccacgCGACCTACCCTTCGTCCCACCGTGAAACCAGAATTCTAGCCGCGTCTAAAGATAAGCGAAGATACCGATCACACGGAGGACTCTGGCGCAAACACCGGATGCATAAAGCCGCGTGGAACTCCGACAGGtgtaattttcctaaaaactGGACCCGCCCGGTGGTTCTTGCGCCAAGGTCTCCGTGACTTTTCTCTGGAATTTTACCTTTTCGGCCCTCgcgttcgcgtcgcgagcCTGCTGTTCGCAGAGCAACGCGCGATCCATCGCGTTGTCCTTCTCCAGCTTCATTCCCTGCATCTTCTTCTTGATCGCGTCCATGTTGCCGGTGTTGTTTCGCTACTCGTTCAcgagaaaaaaagggggatATCTAGAAACACGAAGAGAGCCGGCCGTTAGCTTCCCATGCGGCAGCCTTCATCCAGAACGATTGTACTTTTTAATCATCGTCCCCGTCGTTCctcgcggcgacgacggcgtcgTCGAGAGGATCGATTCCCAAGGAATTCAGCGGCGCGTTCATAGCCTGGCCGCCGCGTCGGTGATTTCAACGACCGTGAGAGACGATACGTGCGCGCGTGCGGCCGCAATTAACGGCGACTCGTCTTAATTGCTCCTTTTATTTCTCCCACCCCTGGCCCGATCTGTCTCGTCTAGTTTCCGCGGACCCGCGGCTCCGTGTCGCGGCATAATTGCCGTGGAAATTTCTGGGATCGGCCGAGATTCGCGCGTGTTCGCCGTTCGCCGGACAGCATGCATCGAAGTATAATTAGCGGGCGACCGGATATCCTATTTATAGAGGCAGGTTCTTGCTCAAGAAGGCCCGGGCTCTGTACCGTGTCCGTGTGTACATATGAAATCAAACGTCTTCGGTATCTCTCGCGGTcgtgctcgcgcgagcgctGCCCGTCCTTCTTCCTCCGGAGCCGTGTGACGTCAGCGGCTCAGGTATGCGATCCTCCAGGACGAACGAACACGGCTCGGGACGAGAGGATCCTTCGCGGGCCGCACCGTTCGCATTTTATGCGCTCGTTTCTCTCTCcggtcggcgcggcgcggcgcggagcggcgagATGCCGCGGTGAAACGCTCTCGCGAACCAGAACTGGGAGCACCGCATCAACCAACGGGTTAATTCTCTTCGTGGAAACATTCCTCGCGCCGGTCCtggacgtcgacgacgaatcTCTCGCTCGCCCCGTTCCCGATAACCGACTTCGAACCCGCACGATTTTCAAGGTTCCTACCGGTCGGATTGAACGGTTTTATTCGGGACTGGTTGGACACTTTCGCCGGAGAGCCACGGCGGACACGTTTCGCGAGGGTTCCGCCGCAAAACGAGCAAGATGCTGTAACTTAATTCTCGCTGGACAACTATGCGGACACTGGAGACGTTGGAATTCCTTGTTCTTGGCGGCGGGCGCCGACGAACTTTtccgaattttattgtttatcaCCTAGGGTAGTGGAGTCGGTTGCTCTGGGCTGGCCAATCGCGGTGCTTTATGCTTGTTATCGGGCATAattcactttatatttatcgaatatgaCATGTTATTTTTGCTTGCTCTAgaacaaacaaaataatgttccaTTAAGGTTCATTATGTCACTCCATGGTAACCGCCTCCACTACCATAATGCACTCACTCAGAGCTTGCTTTTATGACAGCTTAATTGTCAAACTATATCGTCCGAGTACTGCGAAAGgattaaattcattgaaatcgaGGTTTTCCTAACAGAGTAGTTAACAATGATTGTTCAATAATGTTCAGGAATTATCTCAGGAATTATATCATCCACGGTTCTTAATTGCGTAGATTTCGGGTTCTCGCGTTCTCACACAGCAAACTATAGATTCCATGGGGTGGTTGGTCACCGATCATTGAATCTACGCCACTGCAAGCTAGCGTAGATTCCTATAGCCGCGTCATCGGTATCCATGTGAGCGAATGTGCGCGATTCCTGAGCTCGCTGGTAATCAGAGATGCTGGGTAAGCAGTAAGGGAGAGGAAAACGGTCTTGTAATGCGATTGGATGGTCCCGAAATTCTAGACACGATGATCTCACCAGCGAGTTCTCGTTTCCGGAACCGAGAACTATTGTGATATCAATAATCTGAATCACCTTGGAATTTCATGCGTTGAGGAATGAGACTCTGAAAGAAGTCGGGTGTCCTTTGACCTTTTAACTAAAAATGACTTTGCGTTATCTTCTTAAAAACCTTTATCCGATTATACGATTTATGCGTCCACCTTTAATAAGATACAGACGAAGAGGAAAGAGGTGCTCAAAGTTTCTTGCAATCTGAACTTGAAGACTTGAAGATCGATATCCTCTAGCAGACGAAAAATGATTGAAGACAGTAGCAGTTGCCATAGAATTAGCCAACGAAATAAATGGTCTCCAAGATGGAGCGTAACCGGTTAAGGGTTGTCTCGACGGACAATTCTTTACACCGTACCGTATTTGCATCGATTTGCAATTTTCGACTACGCCATTTCCATTTGTCTCGCGTTGCATATTTACGAGGGTTCGCGGTCGAAAAATTACCTAGTCGAAGATCAAAATCGAGATGGATCGACGAAGGGGCGGTACACGGTCCAAAATGGAGGTCACCGATGTGTCTCCATGGAACCGAGACTGATTCCGAATAATGGGGGAAACGAAGCGTCG contains:
- the Tm1 gene encoding tropomyosin 1 isoform X1; amino-acid sequence: MEPAFASTTRRRGHQHHPRHATRRRLDASSRGPAQCGPAGTVENTGTGVDETSSASTPARLDEKSSVTEHNDSVDPQPVTRTATVGARWLRNTKATVPTAVKETTPASKDSATDIQQRLAQCSPDVKIERHERPYGRKKHEVQSLDSFEAYLDKSRKISHGEDTSDDELLEHKSKETSPEPEHAVARARGDGNSDDDEDPELVELAKLRCPSERAEVQAEKEARKRKRCADYPGLAFGSSIFSSETMIMFRLIKNELQNTLGNQLKRAESEVAALNRRIQLLEEDLERSEERLATATAKLAEASQAADESERARKILENRSLADEERMDALENQLKEARFLAEEADKKYDEVARKLAMVEADLERAEERAEAGESKIVELEEELRVVGNNLKSLEVSEEKANQREEEYKNQIKTLTTRLKEAEARAEFAERSVQKLQKEVDRLEDELVHEKEKYKYICDDLDLTFTELIEKN
- the Tm1 gene encoding tropomyosin 1 isoform X3; protein product: MEPAFASTTRRRGHQHHPRHATRRRLDASSRGPAQCGPAGTVENTGTGVDETSSASTPARLDEKSSVTEHNDSVDPQPVTRTATVGARWLRNTKATVPTAVKETTPASKDSATDIQQRLAQCSPDVKIERHERPYGRKKHEVQSLDSFEAYLDKSRKISHGEDTSDDELLEHKSKETSPEPEHAVARARGDGNSDDDEDPELVELAKLRCPSERAEVQAEKEARKRKRCADYPGLAFGSSIFSSETMIMFRLIKNELQNTLGNQLKRAESEVAALNRRIQLLEEDLERSEERLATATAKLAEASQAADESERIRKALENRTNMEDDRVSLLEQQLAQAKLIAEEADKKYEEVARKLAMMEQDLERAEEKAELSEGKIVELEEELRVVGNNLKSLEVSEEKANQREEEYKNQIKTLTTRLKEAEARAEFAERSVQKLQKEVDRLEDELVHEKEKYKYICDDLDLTFTELIEKN
- the Tm1 gene encoding tropomyosin 1 isoform X5; its protein translation is MEPAFASTTRRRGHQHHPRHATRRRLDASSRGPAQCGPAGTVENTGTGVDETSSASTPARLDEKSSVTEHNDSVDPQPVTRTATVGARWLRNTKATVPTAVKETTPASKDSATDIQQRLAQCSPDVKIERHERPYGRKKHEVQSLDSFEAYLDKSRKISHGEDTSDDELLEHKSKETSPEPEHAVARARGDGNSDDDEDPELVELAKLRCPSERAEVQAEKEARKRKRCADYPGLAFGSSIFSSETMIMFRLIKNELQNTLGNQLKRAESEVAALNRRIQLLEEDLERSEERLATATAKLAEASQAADESERARKILENRSLADEERMDALENQLKEARFLAEEADKKYDEVARKLAMVEADLERAEERAEAGESKIVELEEELRVVGNNLKSLEVSEEKANQREEEYKNQIKTLTTRLKEAEARAEFAERSVQKLQKEVDRLEDDLTVEREKNKLLQEEMEATLHDIQNM
- the Tm1 gene encoding tropomyosin 1 isoform X9; the encoded protein is MEPAFASTTRRRGHQHHPRHATRRRLDASSRGPAQCGPAGTVENTGTGVDETSSASTPARLDEKSSVTEHNDSVDPQPVTRTATVGARWLRNTKATVPTAVKETTPASKDSATDIQQRLAQCSPDVKIERHERPYGRKKHEVQSLDSFEAYLDKSRKISHGEDTSDDELLEHKSKETSPEPEHAVARARGDGNSDDDEDPELVELAKLRCPSERAEVQAEKEARKRKRCADYPGLAFGSSIFSSETMIMFRLIKNELQNTLGNQLKRAESEVAALNRRIQLLEEDLERSEERLATATAKLAEASQAADESERIRKALENRTNMEDDRVSLLEQQLAQAKLIAEEADKKYEEVARKLAMMEQDLERAEEKAELSEGKIVELEEELRVVGNNLKSLEVSEEKATQREEIYVGQVKILDSQLKEAEARAEFAERSVQKLQKEVDRLEDDLTVEREKNKLLQEEMEATLHDIQNM
- the Tm1 gene encoding tropomyosin 1 isoform X4; the protein is MEPAFASTTRRRGHQHHPRHATRRRLDASSRGPAQCGPAGTVENTGTGVDETSSASTPARLDEKSSVTEHNDSVDPQPVTRTATVGARWLRNTKATVPTAVKETTPASKDSATDIQQRLAQCSPDVKIERHERPYGRKKHEVQSLDSFEAYLDKSRKISHGEDTSDDELLEHKSKETSPEPEHAVARARGDGNSDDDEDPELVELAKLRCPSERAEVQAEKEARKRKRCADYPGLAFGSSIFSSETMIMFRLIKNELQNTLGNQLKRAESEVAALNRRIQLLEEDLERSEERLATATAKLAEASQAADESERIRKALENRTNMEDDRVSLLEQQLAQAKLIAEEADKKYEEVARKLAMMEQDLERAEEKAELSEGKIVELEEELRVVGNNLKSLEVSEEKATQREEIYVGQVKILDSQLKEAEARAEFAERSVQKLQKEVDRLEDELVHEKEKYKYICDDLDLTFTELIEKN
- the Tm1 gene encoding tropomyosin 1 isoform X6; translated protein: MEPAFASTTRRRGHQHHPRHATRRRLDASSRGPAQCGPAGTVENTGTGVDETSSASTPARLDEKSSVTEHNDSVDPQPVTRTATVGARWLRNTKATVPTAVKETTPASKDSATDIQQRLAQCSPDVKIERHERPYGRKKHEVQSLDSFEAYLDKSRKISHGEDTSDDELLEHKSKETSPEPEHAVARARGDGNSDDDEDPELVELAKLRCPSERAEVQAEKEARKRKRCADYPGLAFGSSIFSSETMIMFRLIKNELQNTLGNQLKRAESEVAALNRRIQLLEEDLERSEERLATATAKLAEASQAADESERARKILENRSLADEERMDALENQLKEARFLAEEADKKYDEVARKLAMVEADLERAEERAEAGESKIVELEEELRVVGNNLKSLEVSEEKANQREEEYKNQIKTLTTRLKEAEARAEFAERSVQKLQKEVDRLEDVVVNERCKYKAIADEMDQTFADLAGY
- the Tm1 gene encoding tropomyosin 1 isoform X2 codes for the protein MEPAFASTTRRRGHQHHPRHATRRRLDASSRGPAQCGPAGTVENTGTGVDETSSASTPARLDEKSSVTEHNDSVDPQPVTRTATVGARWLRNTKATVPTAVKETTPASKDSATDIQQRLAQCSPDVKIERHERPYGRKKHEVQSLDSFEAYLDKSRKISHGEDTSDDELLEHKSKETSPEPEHAVARARGDGNSDDDEDPELVELAKLRCPSERAEVQAEKEARKRKRCADYPGLAFGSSIFSSETMIMFRLIKNELQNTLGNQLKRAESEVAALNRRIQLLEEDLERSEERLATATAKLAEASQAADESERARKILENRSLADEERMDALENQLKEARFLAEEADKKYDEVARKLAMVEADLERAEERAEAGESKIVELEEELRVVGNNLKSLEVSEEKATQREEIYVGQVKILDSQLKEAEARAEFAERSVQKLQKEVDRLEDELVHEKEKYKYICDDLDLTFTELIEKN
- the Tm1 gene encoding tropomyosin 1 isoform X7 produces the protein MEPAFASTTRRRGHQHHPRHATRRRLDASSRGPAQCGPAGTVENTGTGVDETSSASTPARLDEKSSVTEHNDSVDPQPVTRTATVGARWLRNTKATVPTAVKETTPASKDSATDIQQRLAQCSPDVKIERHERPYGRKKHEVQSLDSFEAYLDKSRKISHGEDTSDDELLEHKSKETSPEPEHAVARARGDGNSDDDEDPELVELAKLRCPSERAEVQAEKEARKRKRCADYPGLAFGSSIFSSETMIMFRLIKNELQNTLGNQLKRAESEVAALNRRIQLLEEDLERSEERLATATAKLAEASQAADESERARKILENRSLADEERMDALENQLKEARFLAEEADKKYDEVARKLAMVEADLERAEERAEAGESKIVELEEELRVVGNNLKSLEVSEEKATQREEIYVGQVKILDSQLKEAEARAEFAERSVQKLQKEVDRLEDDLTVEREKNKLLQEEMEATLHDIQNM
- the Tm1 gene encoding tropomyosin 1 isoform X8; translated protein: MEPAFASTTRRRGHQHHPRHATRRRLDASSRGPAQCGPAGTVENTGTGVDETSSASTPARLDEKSSVTEHNDSVDPQPVTRTATVGARWLRNTKATVPTAVKETTPASKDSATDIQQRLAQCSPDVKIERHERPYGRKKHEVQSLDSFEAYLDKSRKISHGEDTSDDELLEHKSKETSPEPEHAVARARGDGNSDDDEDPELVELAKLRCPSERAEVQAEKEARKRKRCADYPGLAFGSSIFSSETMIMFRLIKNELQNTLGNQLKRAESEVAALNRRIQLLEEDLERSEERLATATAKLAEASQAADESERARKILENRSLADEERMDALENQLKEARFLAEEADKKYDEVARKLAMVEADLERAEERAEAGESKIVELEEELRVVGNNLKSLEVSEEKATQREEIYVGQVKILDSQLKEAEARAEFAERSVQKLQKEVDRLEDVVVNERCKYKAIADEMDQTFADLAGY